The Anaerotignum faecicola DNA window ATTGGTATTGTTATTCCTCTTATGGGTTCAGATTTCCAGAGGTAATTCGGATCTTGTACCAGGGCCGGATCTGGTAATGAAACGATTTGTTAAAACGTTCGAAAAGCCAATTAATGGATATATGATCTTTGGGCATATTTTAGCGAGTTTAAAACGTATTTTTTTAGCATTATTATTTTCTCTGGGGATAGGGATTCCATTCGGT harbors:
- a CDS encoding ABC transporter permease, which gives rise to MKKVTNWKKGFEHILYTIAPALSLVLLFLLWVQISRGNSDLVPGPDLVMKRFVKTFEKPINGYMIFGHILASLKRIFLALLFSLGIGIPFG